In one Hyphomicrobium sp. 99 genomic region, the following are encoded:
- the plsX gene encoding phosphate acyltransferase PlsX, giving the protein MASPKTIALDAMGGDHGPEVVIPGAALSLERQPALSFILYGNQPRIEAALAQHAALRAKSRVVHTDHVIAMDEKPSQALRRGKGSSMWLPLEAVKLGQADAAVSAGNTGALMAIAKLVLRPIAGIERPAIAAIWPTIKSECIVLDVGANIGATSGQLADFSLMGAAMARAVFHIERPSVGLLNVGTEEMKGNEDVKAAHALLKSVDALPLEYKGFVEGDQIGRGTVDVLVVEGFAGNIALKTAEGTAKQIGAYLRAAMTSSVLSKIGAFLAQGGFRVLKDKMDPRRVNGGTFLGLNGIAVKSHGGTDAFGFASAVDLAYEMADSGLIARLTADIDSFHHRLSAAGGGSQPQGATGTPLGKA; this is encoded by the coding sequence ATGGCGAGTCCAAAGACTATTGCACTCGACGCAATGGGTGGCGATCACGGTCCGGAGGTTGTGATCCCCGGAGCCGCATTGTCTCTCGAGCGTCAACCTGCGCTGAGTTTCATCCTGTACGGCAACCAGCCCCGTATCGAAGCCGCGCTTGCCCAGCACGCGGCGCTTCGAGCGAAGTCGCGGGTCGTCCATACCGATCACGTGATCGCCATGGACGAGAAGCCGAGCCAGGCCCTGCGGCGCGGCAAGGGCTCCAGCATGTGGCTGCCGCTTGAAGCCGTGAAGTTGGGTCAGGCAGACGCAGCGGTCTCGGCCGGAAACACCGGCGCCCTGATGGCTATCGCCAAACTCGTGCTTCGGCCGATCGCCGGCATCGAACGCCCGGCCATCGCAGCCATCTGGCCGACCATAAAATCGGAATGCATCGTGCTCGACGTCGGCGCCAACATCGGCGCGACCTCGGGCCAGCTCGCTGATTTTTCGCTGATGGGCGCCGCGATGGCGCGCGCCGTGTTCCACATCGAAAGGCCGTCCGTCGGTCTGCTGAACGTCGGCACTGAAGAAATGAAGGGCAACGAGGACGTGAAGGCCGCGCACGCGCTGCTGAAGTCCGTCGATGCCCTGCCGCTCGAATATAAGGGCTTCGTGGAAGGCGATCAGATCGGCCGCGGCACGGTCGATGTTCTTGTCGTCGAAGGCTTCGCCGGAAACATCGCACTGAAGACCGCCGAGGGCACGGCCAAGCAGATCGGCGCCTATCTCCGCGCCGCGATGACGAGTTCTGTGCTGAGCAAGATCGGCGCCTTCCTCGCGCAAGGTGGTTTCCGCGTACTGAAAGACAAAATGGATCCACGCCGCGTCAATGGCGGCACGTTCCTCGGCCTCAACGGCATTGCGGTGAAGAGCCACGGCGGCACGGATGCCTTTGGATTTGCGAGCGCCGTTGATCTTGCGTACGAGATGGCCGATTCCGGACTGATCGCGCGCCTGACGGCGGATATCGACAGTTTTCATCATAGGCTTTCGGCTGCTGGCGGCGGTTCGCAGCCGCAAGGCGCAACCGGTACTCCGCTCGGAAAGGCATAG
- a CDS encoding beta-ketoacyl-ACP synthase III, producing MAVLRSVIRGVGAHLPKRVVTNNDLAKIVDTSDEWIRERSGIVTRHIADENELTSDLGAAAAKQALVRAGIDPIDIDLIICATATPDRTFPATAVKIQSMLGVTKGAAFDVQAVCSGFVYALTIADNFLKTGQSKRALVIGAETFSRILDWSDRSTCVLFGDGAGAVVLEAQTQHGARDDRGILATKLRSDGRFEDMLYVDGGPGSTKTVGHVRMNGREVFRHAVQKISGVIEETLVETGYAPDEIDLFIPHQANKRILDGIAKKLGVAPEKIVMTLDRHGNTSAASIPLALNDAFEAHRVKEGSLILMEAMGGGFTWGAVLARW from the coding sequence TTGGCAGTCCTTCGCTCCGTCATCCGTGGCGTCGGCGCGCATCTTCCCAAACGCGTCGTGACCAACAATGACCTCGCAAAAATCGTCGATACGAGTGACGAATGGATCCGAGAGCGATCCGGCATCGTCACGCGCCACATCGCCGATGAAAATGAGCTGACATCCGATCTCGGCGCCGCTGCCGCCAAGCAAGCTTTGGTCCGGGCAGGGATCGATCCGATCGATATCGATCTCATCATCTGCGCCACCGCGACACCCGATCGAACGTTTCCCGCGACGGCGGTGAAAATTCAGTCGATGCTCGGCGTTACCAAGGGCGCTGCCTTCGACGTCCAGGCGGTGTGCTCGGGCTTCGTCTACGCTTTGACCATCGCCGACAACTTCCTCAAGACCGGGCAATCAAAACGCGCCCTCGTCATCGGCGCCGAAACCTTCTCGCGCATTCTCGATTGGTCGGACCGTTCGACCTGCGTGCTCTTCGGCGACGGCGCGGGCGCTGTCGTGCTCGAGGCGCAGACGCAGCACGGCGCGCGCGACGATCGGGGAATTCTCGCAACGAAACTTCGCTCGGACGGCCGCTTCGAGGACATGCTCTACGTCGACGGTGGCCCAGGATCGACGAAGACCGTCGGCCACGTGCGTATGAACGGCCGCGAGGTGTTCCGGCACGCAGTTCAGAAGATTTCCGGCGTCATCGAAGAGACCCTCGTCGAAACCGGTTATGCTCCGGACGAGATCGACCTGTTCATTCCCCATCAGGCCAACAAGCGCATTCTCGACGGGATCGCCAAAAAGCTGGGCGTCGCCCCCGAGAAGATCGTGATGACGCTCGATCGGCACGGCAATACCTCGGCGGCGTCAATCCCGTTGGCACTGAACGACGCGTTCGAGGCCCACCGGGTCAAGGAAGGCAGCCTGATCCTGATGGAGGCCATGGGCGGAGGCTTCACATGGGGCGCCGTCCTCGCCCGCTGGTAA
- a CDS encoding integration host factor subunit alpha, with protein sequence MVGKTLTRADLAEAVVEKVGLPRNESQDLVERVLDEISGSLAEGDAVKLSSFGSFGIRQKGQRVGRNPKTGEEVPITPRRVLVFRPSNIMKDRINKGHAKR encoded by the coding sequence ATGGTGGGCAAGACGTTGACGCGGGCCGATCTTGCGGAAGCCGTCGTTGAAAAAGTTGGGTTGCCGCGCAATGAGAGCCAGGACCTCGTTGAGCGCGTGCTCGATGAGATTTCGGGAAGCTTGGCGGAAGGCGATGCGGTGAAGCTATCGTCCTTCGGCTCGTTCGGTATCCGCCAAAAAGGCCAGCGGGTCGGGCGCAATCCGAAGACGGGCGAGGAAGTCCCTATCACGCCACGACGCGTTCTGGTTTTCCGCCCATCGAACATTATGAAAGACCGTATCAACAAAGGTCACGCGAAGCGCTGA
- a CDS encoding MerR family transcriptional regulator, whose translation MNKSAEAFRTIGEVADELQIPKHVLRFWEGRFPQIRPMKRGGGRRYYRPEDMELLRGIRALLHAEGYTIRGVQKILREHGVDQVKAAAHRVAAAQAATPAEPAARKRGRKPVAKAAAAEQQTNARDESPVPAKVQILTAIRELEIARAILLGQPLNAVENGDLKKPRAGRS comes from the coding sequence ATGAACAAGTCGGCGGAGGCATTTCGCACGATCGGAGAAGTGGCTGACGAGCTGCAAATCCCGAAGCATGTCCTGCGCTTTTGGGAGGGAAGGTTCCCGCAAATCCGTCCGATGAAACGTGGCGGCGGCCGCCGCTACTATCGGCCGGAGGATATGGAGCTTCTGCGCGGCATCCGCGCCTTGCTTCATGCGGAAGGCTACACGATACGCGGCGTCCAAAAAATTCTGCGCGAGCATGGCGTCGATCAGGTCAAGGCAGCAGCGCATCGCGTAGCGGCGGCGCAGGCTGCAACGCCGGCCGAACCCGCCGCCCGCAAGCGCGGACGCAAGCCGGTCGCGAAGGCTGCAGCAGCCGAACAGCAGACCAATGCCCGGGACGAGAGCCCCGTACCGGCAAAGGTTCAGATCCTGACCGCAATTCGCGAACTCGAAATCGCACGCGCCATACTCCTTGGTCAGCCCCTCAACGCCGTTGAAAACGGCGACTTGAAGAAACCGCGTGCAGGCCGGTCATAA
- a CDS encoding 4'-phosphopantetheinyl transferase superfamily protein, translating to MQAGHKDRGAAETNMPSRLAAVSDLEVFFVDLAKSASLLDAEEKATPRLSVSDHNRVASMSGDGEGRRLWRNARIATRIVLERAGGPGIRQVDFEIEPGGRPKLPAGSPGFNVSHTGEAALIAVSKNAPVGVDLERKERSIKMSGDRRQRIIAAAERIGSDRQLSPILDTDVMKAWVRLEAAAKALGIGIGRLLTEEGVVGSKARSQPHGARDAMEVRLLDVGESYVAAIAAERLPEKIDVLSFPADDLDGFIPQRS from the coding sequence GTGCAGGCCGGTCATAAGGATCGAGGCGCGGCAGAAACAAATATGCCGTCGCGTCTCGCAGCCGTGAGCGATCTCGAAGTATTCTTCGTCGATCTGGCCAAATCGGCATCGCTCCTGGATGCCGAGGAAAAGGCGACGCCCCGCCTTTCTGTATCCGATCACAACCGCGTCGCGTCCATGTCCGGTGACGGTGAAGGACGGCGGCTCTGGCGTAATGCACGCATCGCAACTCGCATCGTGCTGGAACGCGCGGGCGGTCCAGGCATCCGGCAAGTCGACTTCGAGATTGAACCTGGAGGGCGACCGAAGCTCCCCGCAGGATCTCCGGGGTTCAACGTCTCGCACACCGGCGAAGCAGCTCTCATCGCGGTATCGAAGAACGCGCCGGTCGGTGTCGACCTCGAAAGAAAAGAGCGCAGCATCAAAATGTCCGGCGACCGGCGGCAGCGGATCATCGCCGCCGCTGAGCGGATTGGTTCTGATCGGCAACTCTCTCCGATCCTCGATACGGACGTCATGAAGGCCTGGGTACGTCTCGAAGCGGCCGCCAAAGCGCTCGGCATTGGCATCGGCCGGCTGCTGACGGAAGAGGGCGTTGTCGGCAGCAAAGCACGAAGCCAGCCGCACGGCGCTAGGGACGCCATGGAGGTCAGACTTCTCGACGTCGGCGAGAGTTACGTCGCGGCTATCGCAGCCGAACGCCTTCCGGAAAAAATCGACGTGCTTTCGTTTCCGGCGGATGACCTCGACGGGTTTATCCCGCAACGATCATAA
- a CDS encoding APC family permease encodes MTTAASIRAPSSIAPGLDIRTVSTVTATALAVADMIGIGVFTSLGFQVASIPSAFSVLLLWVIGGVAALCGALAYAELAAAFPRSGGEYNFLSRIYHPAIGFLAGWISATLGFSAPIALAAMAFGVYFKAIIPDISPLFLGLGVVWIVTAIHLSGIQHSSKFQNISTIIKGALILALIIAGLACGTPQPISFAPSADDMGYIASAPFAVSLVFVMYAYSGWNAATYIAGEIREPSVSLPRSIVAATLIVITSYVALNAVFLYTTPISAMAGQLDVALVAGKHIFGEIGGRIVGGLICIGLVSSISAMTWIGPRVTMAMGKDHAMLRALSHTTSDGVPRAAILLQLGIVTLLLMTQSFEAILDTIQFSLTLCSFLAVLGVIVLRWTSPDLPRPYRTWGYPITPLIFLGVTAFMMYYLVVERPLQSLAGLAIMLTGLAVYAISHWRLMSDARPQ; translated from the coding sequence ATGACAACTGCCGCCAGCATCCGCGCACCGTCCTCGATCGCCCCTGGGCTCGACATCCGGACAGTTTCGACGGTTACAGCTACTGCTCTCGCTGTCGCCGACATGATCGGCATCGGCGTTTTCACTAGCCTCGGGTTTCAAGTCGCGAGCATTCCATCGGCGTTCTCAGTGCTGTTGCTCTGGGTCATCGGCGGCGTTGCAGCCCTTTGCGGCGCGCTTGCCTACGCGGAATTGGCAGCGGCTTTTCCGCGGTCGGGCGGCGAGTACAATTTTCTCTCCCGCATCTATCATCCGGCCATCGGCTTTCTTGCGGGATGGATATCGGCAACACTCGGTTTTTCTGCTCCGATCGCCCTCGCGGCGATGGCCTTCGGCGTCTACTTCAAAGCGATCATTCCCGACATCTCGCCGCTTTTTCTTGGGCTTGGCGTCGTTTGGATCGTGACGGCCATCCATCTCAGCGGCATCCAGCATTCGAGCAAGTTCCAGAACATCTCGACGATCATCAAAGGCGCTCTGATCCTCGCACTCATCATCGCGGGGCTCGCGTGCGGAACTCCGCAGCCCATTTCGTTCGCGCCGTCGGCAGACGACATGGGCTATATCGCGAGCGCGCCATTCGCGGTGAGCTTGGTGTTCGTGATGTATGCCTATTCCGGCTGGAACGCCGCGACGTATATCGCGGGTGAAATTCGCGAACCCTCCGTCAGTCTGCCACGTTCGATCGTTGCAGCGACCTTGATCGTCATCACGAGCTATGTCGCGCTCAATGCGGTGTTTCTATACACGACGCCGATCTCGGCGATGGCCGGCCAGCTCGACGTCGCACTCGTCGCCGGGAAGCACATTTTCGGCGAAATCGGCGGCCGGATCGTCGGCGGCCTGATCTGCATCGGCCTCGTTTCTTCCATCAGCGCCATGACCTGGATCGGCCCTCGCGTCACGATGGCGATGGGGAAGGATCATGCGATGCTTCGCGCTCTTTCGCACACGACGAGCGACGGCGTTCCGAGGGCGGCAATTCTATTGCAGCTCGGCATCGTCACCCTGTTGCTCATGACACAGAGCTTCGAGGCAATTCTCGACACGATCCAGTTCAGTCTCACGCTTTGCTCATTCCTCGCCGTGCTGGGCGTCATCGTGCTGCGCTGGACGTCACCCGATTTGCCGCGGCCGTACAGGACCTGGGGCTACCCGATCACGCCGCTGATATTCCTCGGTGTGACCGCTTTCATGATGTATTACCTCGTTGTCGAGCGTCCTCTGCAGTCGCTGGCTGGTCTTGCCATCATGCTGACGGGTTTGGCCGTTTATGCCATTTCCCATTGGCGTTTGATGAGTGATGCAAGACCTCAATAG
- a CDS encoding alpha/beta hydrolase: MAPTTTNCGRRTFLAQALGAGLAWTLNASDAGAVAKTGKSPAAPSKTQVQSRSGPTKTAKTALVPFDTAPFPYHGTMPGSNAPFLNVDENGRKGHRTGSGRVYWEDQTYNDNRVLLHIPKGFDIRRPALMMVFFHGHGATLQRDVLARQKVPDQISASNANVVLVAPQLAVDAADSSAGKFWQPGVFGRFIGEAGQQLARLHGDRKSLRTFASMPVIVVAYSGGYVAAASAIERGGLKKRVRGVVLLDSLYGDLDKFAHWIEADPSAFFVSVYLGSTRNQNAQFEGILAAHDVDVSPQINTRLATGGVAVVPGGDVRHRDLVTHAWVENPIIDILKRLPEYRR, encoded by the coding sequence ATGGCGCCGACGACCACAAACTGCGGGCGACGGACGTTTCTTGCGCAAGCTCTCGGCGCAGGCCTCGCATGGACGCTGAATGCTTCAGATGCTGGCGCAGTAGCCAAGACGGGCAAGAGCCCGGCCGCGCCCTCCAAAACACAAGTTCAATCGAGAAGCGGCCCGACCAAGACCGCGAAAACAGCGCTCGTGCCCTTCGATACCGCGCCCTTTCCGTATCATGGAACGATGCCGGGTTCGAACGCGCCGTTCCTCAATGTCGATGAAAACGGCCGCAAGGGGCATCGGACCGGGTCGGGGCGCGTCTATTGGGAAGATCAGACCTACAACGATAATCGGGTGCTTCTGCACATTCCGAAGGGCTTCGATATCCGCCGCCCGGCGTTGATGATGGTCTTCTTTCACGGCCACGGCGCAACGCTCCAGCGAGACGTGCTTGCGCGCCAGAAAGTGCCGGATCAGATTTCGGCATCGAACGCCAATGTCGTTCTCGTTGCGCCTCAGCTTGCCGTCGATGCAGCGGACTCCAGCGCAGGCAAATTCTGGCAGCCCGGCGTCTTCGGACGTTTCATCGGCGAGGCCGGACAGCAACTCGCGCGCCTGCACGGGGACCGCAAATCGCTCCGCACGTTTGCGAGCATGCCGGTCATCGTCGTCGCCTATAGCGGCGGATACGTCGCGGCCGCGTCTGCCATCGAGCGCGGCGGCCTGAAGAAGCGCGTCCGCGGCGTCGTGCTTTTGGACTCGCTCTATGGCGACCTCGACAAGTTCGCTCATTGGATAGAGGCGGACCCGTCCGCATTCTTCGTCAGCGTCTACCTTGGCTCCACGCGCAATCAGAACGCCCAGTTCGAGGGTATACTCGCCGCGCACGACGTCGACGTCAGCCCGCAGATAAACACGCGGCTGGCGACCGGCGGCGTCGCGGTGGTTCCGGGAGGCGACGTGCGGCATCGCGATCTCGTGACCCACGCCTGGGTCGAAAATCCGATCATCGACATCCTGAAGCGGCTACCCGAATATCGTCGTTAA
- a CDS encoding helix-turn-helix domain-containing protein — MSKQPKSKTVDERLAEIRERLSDARRLSGLTQTAIAEAMELSNSQYSRLESGSTEMTLRQFLIACEEVHLDPAAVLGAHEEAAIQSLRRRLVDTETKLAAIHRVLGKKDVWET, encoded by the coding sequence ATGTCGAAGCAACCGAAGTCCAAAACCGTCGATGAACGCCTCGCCGAGATACGCGAGCGCTTGAGTGATGCCAGACGGTTGTCGGGGCTGACACAAACGGCCATCGCCGAGGCGATGGAATTGTCCAACAGCCAATACTCGCGGCTGGAAAGCGGCAGCACCGAAATGACGCTGCGCCAATTCCTGATCGCCTGTGAGGAAGTGCACCTCGACCCGGCCGCCGTGCTCGGCGCTCATGAGGAGGCCGCAATTCAGAGCCTCCGCAGGCGTCTTGTCGATACGGAGACGAAGCTCGCGGCCATCCATCGGGTGCTTGGCAAGAAGGACGTCTGGGAAACCTGA
- a CDS encoding vWA domain-containing protein: MTETSTTDATGNTTIVMILDRSGSMSSCREATITAVNKYLKDSKADATLKDADFELVIFDTNSIDTIREGKIADAPELTAADFVPRSGTPLLDAVGRGISKIDAKLAASNGEKAILVVVTDGEENQSRKHTYESIEALITDRQEKGWLILFLGAGLASAQQGTRMGIRQANVANIGLDEAAFSEAMTAMSVSNVRYARSHFEDAKAYAGSEKFTKQMRKRMGDASGGKGIVDVDALDDLKKAINRGQPAAAPKPEDIWVQSGSDDIWGS, from the coding sequence ATGACCGAAACGAGCACGACCGACGCGACCGGCAACACGACCATCGTCATGATTCTTGATCGCTCCGGCTCGATGTCGAGCTGCCGCGAAGCGACGATCACCGCCGTCAACAAATACCTGAAGGACTCGAAAGCCGACGCGACGCTGAAGGACGCCGATTTCGAGCTGGTGATTTTTGATACCAACTCCATCGACACGATCCGCGAGGGCAAGATCGCCGATGCGCCGGAACTCACTGCCGCCGACTTCGTGCCCCGTTCAGGTACCCCGTTGCTCGACGCGGTCGGGCGCGGCATCAGCAAGATCGACGCTAAGCTCGCGGCCAGCAATGGCGAGAAGGCGATCCTGGTCGTGGTGACAGACGGCGAAGAGAACCAGAGCCGGAAGCACACCTATGAAAGCATCGAGGCCTTGATCACCGACCGACAGGAAAAGGGTTGGCTGATCCTGTTCTTGGGCGCCGGGCTCGCCTCGGCGCAGCAGGGCACCCGCATGGGCATCCGTCAAGCGAACGTCGCCAACATCGGACTCGATGAAGCAGCGTTTTCTGAAGCCATGACGGCCATGTCGGTGTCGAACGTTCGCTATGCCCGCTCGCACTTTGAAGACGCCAAGGCCTATGCCGGCTCGGAGAAGTTCACCAAGCAGATGCGCAAGCGGATGGGCGACGCGTCCGGCGGCAAGGGCATCGTCGATGTCGACGCCCTTGATGATCTGAAGAAGGCCATCAATCGCGGCCAGCCGGCCGCCGCTCCGAAACCCGAGGACATTTGGGTTCAGAGCGGCTCCGACGACATCTGGGGCAGCTAA
- a CDS encoding invasion associated locus B family protein — protein MPRRNALVALLVLGSTSFAFAQAEPAKKAMLRPVKATTESPIKETKQTIGDWVVACAQKDGSPKTCALSQTLSQTQTGRFLSSLSIGRDASGKSIGNITAPLGFAVNKGGQLQIGDASPITLEFVTCVANGCLSIVEFSATEISEMQAASKLRVTIESLQKKPVNIEFSMNGFPKALAAYVQEVKN, from the coding sequence ATGCCTCGACGCAATGCGCTCGTCGCACTCTTGGTTTTAGGTTCAACGTCGTTCGCCTTCGCTCAAGCGGAGCCCGCAAAAAAGGCGATGCTTCGGCCGGTAAAGGCGACGACTGAAAGCCCGATAAAGGAAACCAAGCAGACGATTGGCGACTGGGTCGTTGCTTGCGCTCAAAAAGACGGATCGCCCAAGACCTGTGCTTTGTCTCAAACTCTCTCGCAAACGCAAACCGGCCGCTTCTTGTCGTCACTATCCATCGGAAGAGATGCGAGCGGAAAAAGCATAGGAAACATCACTGCTCCGCTTGGGTTCGCAGTGAACAAGGGCGGCCAGCTTCAGATTGGCGACGCGTCGCCAATCACACTTGAATTCGTCACGTGTGTTGCCAATGGCTGCCTATCGATTGTGGAATTTTCCGCGACTGAAATTTCGGAGATGCAAGCGGCCAGCAAATTGCGCGTCACCATCGAGTCGCTCCAAAAGAAACCGGTAAACATCGAATTCTCGATGAACGGTTTTCCAAAGGCGTTGGCCGCATACGTCCAGGAAGTGAAGAATTAA